The Nitrospiria bacterium genome includes a window with the following:
- the miaA gene encoding tRNA (adenosine(37)-N6)-dimethylallyltransferase MiaA has translation MDQSESKKPLIVLVGPTAVGKSAAAIRLALKLRSEIVSADSRMVYRGMDIGTAKPAAAGKPGPEERSGVVHHLIDIVDPDEPFSAGRFKHLAAAVIERMHREGKIPIVVGGTGLYVKLLLHGLWEGPGADRALRERLYEAERREGAGHLHRRLNEIDPESARAIRPQDRSKIVRAIEVYETTGRPLSDFHREHRFSESPYRAVQIGLRRSRADLYRRIEERVDRMMDGGLVEEVRRLIGRGYAPELPSMKGLGYRQIAGCLNGEYDRAEAVRRLKRDTKRYAKRQFTWFNRDPSIRWIDLSEAEGDGEAFKSAEGAVGEQLRVHDIVGA, from the coding sequence ATGGATCAATCTGAATCCAAAAAACCATTAATCGTGCTCGTCGGGCCGACGGCCGTCGGAAAGAGCGCCGCGGCGATCCGGCTGGCGCTCAAACTCCGTTCCGAGATCGTCAGCGCCGATTCCCGGATGGTTTACCGGGGCATGGACATCGGGACGGCCAAGCCTGCCGCGGCAGGCAAGCCCGGGCCGGAGGAACGGTCCGGCGTCGTCCATCACCTGATCGACATCGTCGATCCGGACGAGCCCTTCAGCGCGGGACGGTTTAAGCACCTGGCCGCGGCCGTGATCGAGCGGATGCACCGGGAGGGAAAAATCCCGATCGTCGTGGGCGGGACCGGGCTTTACGTGAAACTGCTCTTGCACGGTTTGTGGGAGGGTCCCGGGGCGGACCGGGCGCTGCGGGAGCGCTTGTATGAAGCCGAGCGGCGGGAGGGCGCCGGCCACCTCCACCGGCGCTTGAATGAAATCGACCCGGAGTCGGCCCGGGCGATCCGGCCGCAGGACCGCTCCAAGATCGTGCGGGCCATCGAGGTGTACGAGACGACGGGCCGGCCGCTGTCCGATTTTCATCGCGAGCACCGGTTTTCCGAATCGCCGTACCGGGCGGTCCAGATCGGATTGAGACGTTCGCGCGCCGATCTCTACCGCAGGATCGAGGAGCGCGTGGATCGAATGATGGACGGGGGCTTGGTCGAGGAGGTCCGGCGCCTCATCGGGCGGGGCTATGCCCCGGAGCTTCCGTCCATGAAAGGGCTGGGCTACCGCCAGATCGCGGGCTGTCTCAACGGGGAATATGACCGGGCCGAGGCGGTGCGCCGCCTCAAGCGCGACACCAAACGCTACGCGAAGCGGCAGTTCACCTGGTTCAACCGCGACCCGTCCATCCGCTGGATCGACCTGTCCGAAGCGGAGGGCGACGGGGAGGCCTTTAAATCGGCGGAAGGCGCCGTCGGGGAACAACTCCGGGTGCATGACATTGTCGGGGCGTGA